A genomic region of Mugil cephalus isolate CIBA_MC_2020 chromosome 5, CIBA_Mcephalus_1.1, whole genome shotgun sequence contains the following coding sequences:
- the LOC125008529 gene encoding uncharacterized protein LOC125008529, giving the protein NQQLSVYVKQTPETASVQLGASVTLQCSLLSRSNESGVQCPGEHRVHWFRTGSGGFHPSVIYTHSNTTDEGVGRSCIYHLSKTIQNFSDAGTYYCALVTCGQILFGEGTKVESGPQSDPVVFVLGGLLVCCVAVIVGLICCTNRRRPCEHCKGETNTSHHLGHDRSTADNDLDGEAKVMNYAALDFSTRMKQGNTNMKRHESRECMYSGVRADH; this is encoded by the exons AATCAGCAGCTGTCAGTTTATGTGAAACAAACTCCAGAGACAGCGTCCGTCCAGCTGGGAGCctcagtgactctccagtgtTCACTTCTCTCCAGGAGCAATGAAAGTGGAGTCCAGTGTCCAGGTGAACACAGGGTCCACTGGTTCAGAACTGGATCAGGAGGATTTCATCCAAGTGTAATTTACACTCACAGTAACACCACTGATGAAGGTGTGGGGAGGAGCTGTATATATCACCTGTCAAAAACTATACAGAACTTCTCTGATGCTGGGacttactactgtgctctgGTCACATGTGGACAGATACTGTTTGGTGAAGGAACTAAAGTGGAATCAG GACCACAATCTGACCCTGTGGTTTTTGTGCTTGGTGGACTGCTGGTCTGCTGTGTGGCTGTGATTGTCGGCCTTATTTGCTGCACAAATAGAAGGCGACCTTGTGAACATTGCAAAG GAGAAACAAACACCTCCCATCATCTTGGACATGACAGATCAACAGCTGATAACGATTTG GATGGTGAAGCAAAGGTAATGAACTATGCAGCCCTGGATTTCTCTACAAGAATGAAACAAGGAAATACAAATATGAAGAGGCACGAATCCAGAGAGTGTATGTACTCTGGTGTCAGAGCAGATCACTGA
- the LOC125008530 gene encoding uncharacterized protein LOC125008530 yields the protein MRKGCSNDPIFDTKTVTVGQNVTLSCFRDRLSLSTQLFWIRLVSQTFPEVLGATVSNDYEGVEKTNHITTKQEPGAFVLHITETQLSDTAVYYCLKVKRRTMTFLNGIFLRIKGPEADDTAVTQYIQSDPVHPGDPVSLQCSVLSDSEKNTCTEDHRVYWFRAGSDRSDHGLIYAQRNSTEECEQSTDAPSVKRCVYSFSKDMSSSDAGTYYCAVATCGEILFGNGTKLDNKVGI from the exons ATGAGGAAAG GATGCTCAAATGATCCGATCTTTGACACAAAGACTGTTACTGTCGGACAAAATGTGACTCTGTCGTGTTTTCGCGACAGACTTTCACTGTCAACACAACTATtttggatcagacttgtttctCAAACCTTTCCTGAAGTTTTAGGAGCAACTGTATCCAATGATTATGAGGGTGTTGAGAAGACTAATCACATTACAACAAAGCAGGAGCCTGGAGCTTTTGTTCTGCatatcacagaaacacagctaAGTGACACTGCAGTGTACTACTGTCTAAAAGTGAAACGACGCACCATGACATTTCTGAACGGAATATTTCTCAGAATCAAAG GACCAGAAGCAGATGACACTGCTGTCACTCAGTACATTCAGTCAGATCCAGTCCATCCAGGAGACCCAGTGTCTCTAcagtgttcagtcctctctgactctgagaaaaacacatgtacagAAGATCACAGAGTGTactggttcagagctggatcaGATCGATCTGATCATGGTTTAATTTATGCTCAACGAAACAGTACTGAAGAATGTGAGCAGAGTACTGATGCTCCTTCTGTGAAGAGATGTGTCTACAGCTTCTCTAAAGACATgagctcctctgatgctgggacttactactgtgctgtggccACGTGTGGAGAGATACTATTTGGAAATGGAACTAAACTGGACAACAAAG TTGGGATTTGA
- the LOC125007736 gene encoding uncharacterized protein LOC125007736 — protein sequence MIIVSSPSDVKKEDEGTYLCQAGTEIQQTFIMGSFLAVKDHNQQLSVYVKQTPETASVQLGASVTLQCSLLSRSNESGVQCPGEHRVHWFRTGSGGFHPSVIYTQSNTTDEGAGRSCVYHLSKTIRNFSDAGTYYCALVTCGQILFGEGTKVESGTQSDPVVFVLGGLLVCCVTVIVGFICCTNQTRQGETNTSHHLGHNRSTANNDLDGEAKVMNYGALDFSTTRMKQGKTNVEGREYTECMYFVVRVDH from the exons ATGATCATCGTGTCCTCACCATCAGACGTAAAGAAAGAGGATGAAGGAACTTACCTCTGTCAAGCAGGAACAGAGATTCAACAGACTTTTATCATGGGATCCTTCTTGGCTGTGAAGG ATCATAATCAGCAGCTGTCGGTTTATGTGAAACAAACTCCAGAGACAGCGTCCGTCCAGCTGGGAGCctcagtgactctccagtgtTCACTTCTCTCCAGGAGCAATGAAAGTGGAGTCCAGTGTCCAGGTGAACACAGGGTCCACTGGTTCAGAACTGGATCAGGAGGATTTCATCCAAGTGTAATTTACACTCAAAGCAACACCACTGATGAAGGTGCGGGGAGGAGCTGTGTATATCACCTGTCAAAAACTATACGGAACTTCTCTGATGCTGGGacttactactgtgctctgGTCACATGTGGACAGATACTGTTTGGTGAAGGAACTAAAGTGGAATCAG GAACCCAATCCGaccctgttgtttttgtgcttggagGACTGTTGGTCTGCTGTGTGACGGTGATCGTTGGCTTTATTTGCTGCACAAATCAAACGAGACAAG GAGAAACAAACACCTCCCATCATCTTGGACATAACAGGTCAACTGCTAATAATGATTTG GATGGTGAAGCAAAGGTAATGAATTATGGAGCCCTGGATTTCTCTACAACCAGAATGAAACAAGGAAAGACGAATGTGGAGGGACGAGAATACACAGAGTGTATGTACTTTGTTGTCAGAGTGGATCACTGA
- the LOC125008531 gene encoding uncharacterized protein LOC125008531: MVTIFYVLLLLKIGRCSNDPIFDTKTVTVGQNVTLSCFRERLSQSTNLFWIRLVSQTFPEVLGATISFDYEGVEKTNHITTKQEPGAFVLHITETQLSDTAVYYCLKVKQRTMTFLNGAFLRIKGPEADDTAVTQYIQSDPVHPGDPVSLQCSVLSDSEKNTCTEDHRVYWFRAGSDRSDHGLIYAQRNSTEECEQSTDAPSVKRCVYSFSKDMSSSDAGTYYCAVATCGEILFGNGTKLDNKVVSSWDLKEANTVIFLLCATLLLSLIIIAILIHSIKKKSSGSNSAVSLPMNAERTREDQQLESLVYATPTFTKRQAGKAQRRNARAAEEACFYSKVAFECRKNTA; the protein is encoded by the exons ATGGTGACAatattttatgttctgcttCTGCTCAAAATTGGGC gaTGCTCAAATGATCCGATCTTTGACACAAAGACTGTTACTGTCGGACAGAATGTGACTCTGTCGTGTTTTCGCGAGAGACTTTCACAGTCAACAAACCTATtttggatcagacttgtttctCAAACCTTTCCTGAAGTTTTAGGAGCAACTATATCCTTTGATTATGAGGGTGTTGAGAAGACTAATCACATTACAACAAAGCAGGAGCCTGGAGCTTTTGTTCTGCatatcacagaaacacagctaAGTGACACTGCAGTGTACTACTGTCTAAAAGTGAAACAACGCACCATGACATTTCTGAACGGAGCATTTCTCAGAATCAAAG GACCAGAAGCAGATGACACTGCTGTCACTCAGTACATTCAGTCAGATCCAGTCCATCCAGGAGACCCAGTGTCTCTAcagtgttcagtcctctctgactctgagaaaaacacatgtacagAAGATCACAGAGTGTactggttcagagctggatcaGATCGATCTGATCATGGTTTAATTTATGCTCAACGAAACAGTACTGAAGAATGTGAGCAGAGTACTGATGCTCCTTCTGTGAAGAGATGTGTCTACAGTTTCTCTAAAGACATgagctcctctgatgctgggacttactactgtgctgtggccACGTGTGGAGAGATACTATTTGGAAATGGAACTAAACTGGACAACAAAG TGGTCAGCAGTTGGGATTTGAAGGAGGCCAACACAGTCATCTTTCTGTTATGTGCTACTTTGCTCTTAAGTCTGATTATAATAGCCATCCTCATTCATTCCATCAAAAAGAAATCTTCTGGTTCTAACT CTGCTGTTTCACTGCCAATGAATGCTGAAAGGACCAGAGAAGACCAGCAGCTG GAGTCGTTGGTGTACGCTACACCGACCTTTACCAAGAGACAAGCCGGAAAAGCACAGAGAAGAAATgcaagagcagcagaggaagcatGTTTCTACTCTAAAGTTGCATTTGAGTGTCGGAAAAATACTGCCTAA
- the LOC125008533 gene encoding uncharacterized protein LOC125008533 has product MNSKITISDFFNVHFTDHNQQLSVYVKQTPETASVQLGASVTLQCSLLSRSNESGVQCPGEHRVHWFRTGSGGFHPSVIYTHSNTTDEGVGRSCVYHLSKTIQNFSDAGTYYCALVTCGQILFGEGTKVESGPQSDPVVFVLGGLLVCCVAVIVGLICCTNRSQHCQGETNTSHHLGHDRSTADNDLDGEAKVVNYAALDFSTTRMKQGNTNMKRQEFTECMYSSVRADH; this is encoded by the exons ATGAATAGCAAAAT AACCATCTCAGACTTTTTTAATGTACATTTCACAGATCATAATCAGCAGCTGTCGGTTTATGTGAAACAAACTCCAGAGACAGCGTCCGTCCAGCTGGGAGCctcagtgactctccagtgtTCACTTCTCTCCAGGAGCAATGAAAGTGGAGTCCAGTGTCCAGGTGAACACAGGGTCCACTGGTTCAGAACTGGATCAGGAGGATTTCATCCAAGTGTAATTTACACTCACAGCAACACCACTGATGAAGGTGTGGGGAGGAGCTGTGTATATCACCTGTCAAAAACTATACAGAACTTCTCTGATGCTGGGacttactactgtgctctagtcACATGTGGACAGATACTGTTTGGTGAAGGAACTAAAGTGGAATCAG GACCACAATCTGACCCTGTGGTTTTTGTGCTTGGTGGACTGCTGGTCTGCTGTGTGGCTGTGATTGTCGGCCTTATTTGCTGCACAAATAGAAGTCAACACTGCCAAG gagaaacaaacacCTCCCATCATCTTGGACATGACAGATCAACTGCTGATAACGATTTG GATGGGGAAGCAAAGGTAGTGAATTATGCAGCCCTGGATTTCTCTACAACAAGAATGAAACAAGGAAATACAAATATGAAGAGGCAAGAATTCACAGAGTGTATGTATTCTAGTGTCAGAGCAGATCACTGA
- the LOC125008534 gene encoding uncharacterized protein LOC125008534, with protein MGFNTQTHCSDPLVDTWERGRDYMRVGAEQHTHRSLRRFADDTTANGLIQDWYESAYRGKVDQLVLWCTKQEPGIFVLRITRTKQSDTAFYYCLKSQNYNISFLTGIFLRVKVPEPDISAVIQNLSTEAVLPGDSVALQCSVFSGSEQKTCPEQHSVYWFRVKPDESYPSLIYTQGNRDEECEKSPDTRPLQSCVYSFFKDNVSYSDTGTYYCALAACGKVVFGNGTKLNIKGNSIFLLYIMDNVILYLLFAALALSLIVIAFLVCAIRKTSCNCCKGKSYSHIHLFKCVSPKATFI; from the exons ATGGGCTTCAACACTCAGACCCATTGCTCAGACCCATTGGTTGACACctgggagcgagggagggacTACATGCGGGTGGGGGCGGAGCAGCACACTCACAGATCGTTGAGAAGG tttgcagatgacaccaccgcCAATGGACTCATCCAGGACTGGTATGAGTCTGCATATAGAGGGAAAGTGGATCAGCTGGTcctctggtgca CAAAACAAGAACCTGGAATATTTGTTCTACGCATTACAAGAACTAAACAGAGTGATACGGCCTTTTACTACTGTTTGAAATCACAAAATTACAACATTAGTTTTTTGACAGGAATATTTCTGAGAGTCAAAG tACCAGAACCTGATATTTCTGCCGTCATTCAAAACCTTTCAACTGAGGCTGTTCTACCAGGAGACTCAGTGGCTCTGCAGTGCTCTGTCTTTTCAGgttcagaacagaaaacatgtcCTGAACAACACAGTGTGTACTGGTTCAGAGTAAAGCCAGATGAATCCTACCCCAGTTTAATTTACACCCAAGGTAACAGAGATGAAGAATGTGAGAAGAGCCCCGATACTCGGCCTCTGCAGAGTTGCGTCTACAGCTTTTTCAAGGACAATGTCAGCTATTCTGATACGGGAACTTATTACTGTGCTCTGGCTGCATGCGGGAAGGTAGTTTTTGGAAATGGAACAAAACTCAACATTAAAGGTAactctatttttcttttgtatataATG GACAACGTGATTCTCTATCTGTTGTTTGCTGCTTTGGCTTTAAGCCTGATTGTTATAGCCTTTCTTGTTTGTGCTATCAGGAAAACATCTTGCAATTGTTGCAAAGGTAAGAGTTACTCACACATTCATCTATTCAAATGTGTTTCCCCAAAAGCtacatttatttga
- the LOC125007692 gene encoding uncharacterized protein LOC125007692 isoform X1, whose translation MIVLWFALLFLHPAYTLVPVKTVELGKPTSFTCVIPKELSTREIHWYKQSAGDTMNVIVTLWKSTAPEYASAFKSRFNISTDDSFSNLTILWTIQEDEGMYHCAFTEWIKTKWSATYLIVKGKTEGSSSYTVVQTVSDPVRPGDSVTLQCSVLSDSEDKTCPEDFSVFWFRAGSHKSHPKMIYTDGDTSNECERRSDTQNRCVYRFSKDVSSSDAGTYYCAVATCGEILFGNGTNVNAQESSMFSKMDSAVNLILSAALTMSLIVIVSLLCTIKEKQCETCKAADVLQKNCDQKQKEPRIYSAAVFTAMKAGSDAKKAAEKKRIYTALKAFGLD comes from the exons ATGATTGTGTTGTGGTTTGCATTGCTTTTCCTTCATCCAGCAT acacACTGGTTCCAGTGAAAACAGTTGAGCTTGGTAAACCTACATCCTTTACATGCGTTATACCCAAAGAGCTCAGTACTAGAGAAATCCACTGGTACAAGCAGAGTGCTGGAGATACTATGAATGTAATTGTGACACTGTGGAAATCTACAGCACCTGAGTATGCATCAGCATTTAAATCGAGATTTAACATAAGCACTGATGACAGTTTTAGCAACTTGACAATTTTGTGGACAATTCAAGAGGACGAGGGCATGTACCATTGTGCTTTCACAGAATGGATCAAGACTAAATGGAGTGCGACATACTTGATTGTGAAAG GGAAAACTGAGGGTTCATCCAGCTATACTGTTGTTCAGACAGTATCAGATCCAGTCCGTCCAGGAGActcagtgactctccagtgttcagtcctctctgactctgaggaCAAGACGTGTCCAGAAGATTtcagtgtgttctggttcagagctggatcCCATAAATCTCACCCAAAAATGATCTACACTGATGGAGATACAAGTAATGAATGTGAAAGGAGATCTGACACCCAGAATAGATGTGTTTATCGCTTCTCTAAGGacgtcagctcctctgatgctggaacttactactgtgctgtggccacatgtggagagatattatttggaaatggaactAATGTGAATGCCCAAG AAAGCAGCATGTTCTCAAAGATGGACTCTGCAGTTAATTTAATTCTGAGTGCGGCCTTGACTATGAGTCTGATCGTTATAGTCAGCCTCCTGTGCACCATCAAGGAAAAACAGTGTGAGACTTGCAAAG CTGCCGATGTCCTGCAGAAGAACTGTGATCAGAAACAG AAGGAACCCAGGATTTATTCGGCTGCCGTCTTTACTGCAATGAAAGCTGGCAGTGAtgcaaaaaaagcagcagaaaagaagAGGATCTACACTGCTCTCAAAGCTTTTGGTTTGGATTAA
- the LOC125007692 gene encoding uncharacterized protein LOC125007692 isoform X2 produces MIVLWFALLFLHPAYTLVPVKTVELGKPTSFTCVIPKELSTREIHWYKQSAGDTMNVIVTLWKSTAPEYASAFKSRFNISTDDSFSNLTILWTIQEDEGMYHCAFTEWIKTKWSATYLIVKGKTEGSSSYTVVQTVSDPVRPGDSVTLQCSVLSDSEDKTCPEDFSVFWFRAGSHKSHPKMIYTDGDTSNECERRSDTQNRCVYRFSKDVSSSDAGTYYCAVATCGEILFGNGTNVNAQESSMFSKMDSAVNLILSAALTMSLIVIVSLLCTIKEKQCETCKAADVLQKNCDQKQEPRIYSAAVFTAMKAGSDAKKAAEKKRIYTALKAFGLD; encoded by the exons ATGATTGTGTTGTGGTTTGCATTGCTTTTCCTTCATCCAGCAT acacACTGGTTCCAGTGAAAACAGTTGAGCTTGGTAAACCTACATCCTTTACATGCGTTATACCCAAAGAGCTCAGTACTAGAGAAATCCACTGGTACAAGCAGAGTGCTGGAGATACTATGAATGTAATTGTGACACTGTGGAAATCTACAGCACCTGAGTATGCATCAGCATTTAAATCGAGATTTAACATAAGCACTGATGACAGTTTTAGCAACTTGACAATTTTGTGGACAATTCAAGAGGACGAGGGCATGTACCATTGTGCTTTCACAGAATGGATCAAGACTAAATGGAGTGCGACATACTTGATTGTGAAAG GGAAAACTGAGGGTTCATCCAGCTATACTGTTGTTCAGACAGTATCAGATCCAGTCCGTCCAGGAGActcagtgactctccagtgttcagtcctctctgactctgaggaCAAGACGTGTCCAGAAGATTtcagtgtgttctggttcagagctggatcCCATAAATCTCACCCAAAAATGATCTACACTGATGGAGATACAAGTAATGAATGTGAAAGGAGATCTGACACCCAGAATAGATGTGTTTATCGCTTCTCTAAGGacgtcagctcctctgatgctggaacttactactgtgctgtggccacatgtggagagatattatttggaaatggaactAATGTGAATGCCCAAG AAAGCAGCATGTTCTCAAAGATGGACTCTGCAGTTAATTTAATTCTGAGTGCGGCCTTGACTATGAGTCTGATCGTTATAGTCAGCCTCCTGTGCACCATCAAGGAAAAACAGTGTGAGACTTGCAAAG CTGCCGATGTCCTGCAGAAGAACTGTGATCAGAAACAG GAACCCAGGATTTATTCGGCTGCCGTCTTTACTGCAATGAAAGCTGGCAGTGAtgcaaaaaaagcagcagaaaagaagAGGATCTACACTGCTCTCAAAGCTTTTGGTTTGGATTAA